One Nostoc sp. UHCC 0302 DNA window includes the following coding sequences:
- a CDS encoding potassium channel family protein yields the protein MHHPWKIRWHVYLPQLVLICCAIIVFFTVCYWSINALNWGWILNRESQRENDFLGMLYFSMGTFFRIGYGDQVPVGLSRWFAGLEALSNYLVEVLFISRLIINMLEKVISFSIRQRLENIFHRHE from the coding sequence ATGCACCACCCCTGGAAAATCCGTTGGCACGTTTACCTGCCTCAATTAGTACTAATTTGTTGCGCTATTATAGTTTTCTTTACCGTTTGCTATTGGAGTATCAACGCTCTCAATTGGGGATGGATATTAAATAGAGAAAGCCAACGTGAAAACGATTTTTTGGGAATGCTCTATTTTAGTATGGGAACTTTTTTTAGAATTGGTTATGGAGACCAAGTTCCAGTAGGTTTGAGTCGCTGGTTTGCCGGACTGGAAGCATTGAGCAACTATTTAGTAGAGGTGCTTTTTATCTCACGATTAATCATTAATATGTTAGAAAAAGTCATTTCTTTTAGCATTAGACAACGCCTAGAAAATATTTTTCATCGCCACGAGTAA
- a CDS encoding TrkA family potassium uptake protein, with the protein MYVLIGGAGLVGLSLAQKLVELGHTVAVIDIDPNACRYAREQVGAMAFEGSAVSTEVLLEAGIRKADSLAAVLRDDALNLAMITLAKHYGVSHLLARMRHPDFAEPLRLVGANHIISTVDLAVSTMVNAIEYPQVESMMHFEQGQIEVLKLAIPHNCYVVGRSIAEIAQNPKFPTGSLIIGYQPHPHEDLMIPNGSTVLEPDSTVLMVTKPGILHQVIDFIEGCK; encoded by the coding sequence ATGTATGTATTAATTGGTGGAGCTGGGTTAGTGGGGCTGAGTTTAGCCCAAAAACTTGTAGAATTGGGACATACTGTTGCTGTAATTGATATTGACCCTAATGCTTGCCGCTATGCCCGTGAACAAGTAGGAGCAATGGCGTTTGAAGGCAGTGCTGTGAGTACAGAAGTGTTGTTAGAAGCTGGGATTCGAAAAGCTGACTCATTGGCGGCCGTTTTGAGAGATGATGCTTTGAATCTGGCGATGATAACTCTTGCCAAGCACTATGGTGTTTCTCATCTTTTGGCACGGATGCGACACCCCGATTTTGCGGAACCACTGCGTTTAGTAGGAGCCAACCATATTATTAGTACCGTTGATTTAGCGGTTTCTACGATGGTGAATGCGATTGAGTATCCACAAGTAGAATCGATGATGCATTTTGAGCAGGGGCAAATTGAGGTGCTAAAACTTGCTATTCCTCATAATTGCTATGTTGTTGGTCGTAGCATTGCGGAAATTGCTCAAAATCCTAAATTTCCTACTGGCTCTCTAATTATTGGCTATCAACCCCATCCCCACGAAGATTTGATGATTCCTAATGGTAGTACGGTATTAGAACCAGATTCAACTGTGCTGATGGTAACTAAACCAGGTATTTTACATCAAGTTATTGATTTTATCGAAGGTTGTAAATAG
- a CDS encoding DUF3124 domain-containing protein, translating into MRLFSHHYLAIALILLVSCQSSENLPKSQPATTQATPFQKIVTLDKNFKIATTETIYVPVYSHIYHHNKQEIFNLAVTLSIRNTDLTNSLVLTSVRYYDSDGKLVKKYLEQPIQLDALASTDFFVNRNDTSGGLGANFIVEWVSQTKISEPIVEAVMIGTDYQQGISFTSPGRVIKKQNNRM; encoded by the coding sequence ATGAGACTGTTTTCACATCATTATTTAGCGATCGCTCTTATTTTACTTGTGTCTTGTCAATCTTCAGAGAATCTGCCAAAGTCACAACCCGCTACTACTCAGGCAACCCCATTTCAGAAAATAGTGACCTTGGATAAAAATTTCAAGATAGCAACAACAGAAACTATTTATGTTCCTGTTTATTCTCACATCTATCATCACAATAAACAGGAAATTTTTAATTTAGCAGTAACATTGAGTATTCGTAATACAGATTTGACTAATTCTCTCGTTCTAACTTCTGTACGCTACTATGACTCAGACGGTAAGTTAGTTAAAAAGTATTTAGAGCAACCTATTCAACTTGATGCATTGGCTTCTACAGATTTTTTTGTAAATAGAAATGACACTAGTGGAGGTTTAGGAGCAAACTTTATTGTAGAGTGGGTTTCTCAAACGAAAATATCTGAGCCTATAGTCGAGGCAGTTATGATTGGTACTGACTATCAGCAAGGAATTTCTTTTACCAGTCCTGGTAGGGTTATTAAAAAACAAAACAACAGAATGTAG
- a CDS encoding sodium:proton antiporter — MNVTELVKISIVLLLVATGVALLTRRLRIPYVAGLVLAGLAITELLPRRIGLNDSLILNLFLPILVFEAAINTDISRLRSTIKPIALLAGPGVVISSGVTAILLKLVLGLNWTAALLAGVILAITDTVSMIAVFKEVSVPPRLSTIVEGESLFNDGVALVLFSLILKVNAVGSLTILDGFQELFVVILGGTLVGLILGYLSTGLFVRSDEPLSTILLTMAVALGAFQAGEFFHVSGVVAVVVAGLMVGTNGLSGGVSASTRLTLLSFWESLGFGVNSFIFLLIGIEVDLVTFWKTLPAVLLAILAYQIGRLLSVYPLLAMVGWFDRPIPWRWQHVLFLGNIKGSLSMALALSIPATFMGREQLIAIVFGTVLLSLLGQGVSLPWLVKRLNLSMLSPFFQEVEQLQAQLITGKAAQDELDSLLKSGVLPKAVYEEMRSAYQVRIAGAEKTLREFYNRRPEEYESTSEDPSGGLRRRSKLDAIRRRLLEAEKGALDEAMRKRILSEEIVHGRIQTIDEQLLQLEDD; from the coding sequence GTGAATGTTACCGAACTAGTTAAAATTTCAATTGTTCTCCTGCTAGTTGCCACAGGAGTAGCTTTACTAACTCGCAGGCTAAGAATTCCTTATGTCGCAGGTTTAGTATTAGCAGGATTAGCAATTACTGAACTGTTGCCACGCCGCATTGGGTTAAATGATTCTCTAATTTTGAATTTGTTTTTACCAATTCTCGTATTCGAGGCAGCAATTAATACCGATATTAGCCGCCTGCGTAGCACTATTAAACCAATAGCCCTACTAGCGGGGCCTGGAGTTGTGATTTCCTCTGGCGTGACGGCGATACTATTAAAATTGGTGCTAGGGCTGAATTGGACTGCCGCACTTTTAGCTGGCGTAATTTTAGCAATTACAGACACCGTTTCCATGATTGCTGTATTTAAAGAGGTCTCTGTCCCTCCTCGACTTTCTACTATTGTTGAGGGAGAAAGCTTATTTAATGATGGTGTGGCGCTAGTTTTATTCAGCCTAATTTTAAAAGTAAACGCTGTTGGTTCACTCACAATTCTGGATGGATTCCAAGAATTGTTTGTAGTAATTCTCGGTGGTACTTTAGTAGGGCTAATTTTAGGCTATTTAAGTACGGGTTTATTTGTGCGTTCAGATGAGCCGCTCAGCACCATTTTACTAACAATGGCAGTTGCATTAGGAGCTTTTCAAGCTGGGGAATTTTTCCACGTTTCTGGTGTAGTAGCAGTTGTTGTCGCTGGCTTAATGGTTGGCACTAATGGGCTTTCAGGTGGTGTATCAGCTTCGACTCGTTTGACGTTACTCAGCTTTTGGGAATCTCTCGGTTTTGGCGTCAATAGTTTTATTTTCTTATTAATTGGTATAGAAGTTGACCTGGTAACTTTCTGGAAAACTTTACCTGCGGTATTGCTAGCAATTCTTGCCTACCAAATCGGACGTTTACTTTCTGTTTATCCACTCTTAGCTATGGTAGGTTGGTTTGACCGCCCTATACCGTGGCGTTGGCAGCACGTATTATTTTTAGGAAATATCAAAGGTTCTCTTTCAATGGCACTAGCACTCAGTATCCCCGCAACATTTATGGGGCGAGAGCAATTGATTGCCATAGTATTCGGAACAGTTTTACTATCTCTGCTTGGACAAGGAGTAAGTTTACCTTGGTTAGTAAAACGTTTAAATTTGTCTATGTTGTCCCCATTTTTTCAGGAAGTGGAACAACTGCAAGCCCAACTAATTACAGGTAAGGCTGCACAGGATGAATTAGATAGCTTGTTAAAATCAGGGGTATTACCAAAAGCCGTCTATGAAGAGATGCGTTCAGCTTATCAAGTGCGAATAGCTGGGGCAGAAAAGACACTACGAGAATTCTATAATCGGCGTCCTGAAGAGTATGAAAGTACAAGCGAAGATCCCTCCGGCGGACTTCGCCGACGTAGTAAACTTGATGCTATTCGCCGCCGTTTACTAGAAGCAGAGAAAGGAGCGCTTGATGAGGCAATGCGGAAGCGAATTCTTTCAGAAGAAATTGTGCACGGGCGAATACAAACGATTGATGAACAATTACTCCAACTTGAGGACGATTAA
- a CDS encoding CYTH domain-containing protein, producing the protein MPKEIERKFLVKGDSWRRLAEGSFYSQGYISTQKKATVRVRIAGNQGYLTIKGPSVKYSRSEFEYPIPIEDAQEMLDTLCDRPLIEKTRYKVEYSGLIWEIDEFDGINKGLIIAEVELSDENQQIELPIWIGEEVSDDPKYFNSNLVKHPFSQW; encoded by the coding sequence ATGCCGAAAGAAATAGAGCGTAAATTTTTAGTCAAAGGAGATAGTTGGAGAAGATTAGCTGAGGGTAGTTTCTATTCCCAAGGGTATATTTCTACTCAAAAGAAAGCTACTGTACGTGTTCGCATAGCAGGAAACCAAGGTTACCTAACGATTAAAGGCCCTAGCGTAAAATATAGCAGGTCAGAGTTTGAGTATCCGATTCCGATTGAAGATGCTCAGGAAATGCTAGATACATTGTGCGATCGCCCTTTAATAGAAAAAACCAGATATAAGGTAGAGTACAGTGGTTTGATTTGGGAAATAGACGAGTTTGATGGTATTAATAAAGGACTGATAATAGCAGAAGTAGAACTCAGTGATGAAAATCAGCAGATTGAACTACCAATCTGGATTGGAGAAGAAGTTTCAGACGACCCCAAGTATTTCAACAGCAATTTAGTAAAACACCCCTTTTCACAGTGGTAA
- the ppk1 gene encoding polyphosphate kinase 1 produces the protein MSKAKKISKTINLNDSQYYFNRELSWLEFNRRVLHEALDIRTPLLERLKFTAIFSSNLDEFFMVRVALLKEQVAAQLSQQTADGMTPQQELEAIHHHLHPMVSEQHRYFEQKLRPEMASHGIHLLNYIDISLEQRSYLQHLFKQQIFPVLTPLAVDPSHPFPLMANLSLNLAVVVKAPQTGEEKFARVKVPSILPRFIALPNNSQVENGKINHWTGVPIEQVIAHNLEALFPGMIINEYYLFRLTRDADLELAEEEAEDLLLAIQQELRKRNIGGSVVRLEVQSSMPQSVKRMLMAEMELNESDIYEIDGLLNLKDLMSLMGLPLPELKDPSWTAVVPPRLRDFHQLSKIANINDEEKNIFAVIKQKDLLVHHPYESFTASVEQFISQAANDPNVLAIKMTLYRTTGDSELVSSLIAAAENGKQVAVIVELKARFDEANNITWANKLEKYGVHVVYGLVGLKTHTKIALVVRREGEEIRRYVHIGTGNYNPKTAKLYTDVGILSCREDLGADLTDLFNYLTGYSCQSYYRKLLVSPVNMRDRIIALIHREIEHSKNGNKGQIIAKMNSLVDSQIIAALYEASQAGVQIDLIVRGVCCLRPGVPEISENIRVISIIGRFLEHSRIFQFHNNGQDEVYIGSADWMPRNLDNRVEAVVPIEDDEILQHLEKILEIMLADNRQAWELRSDGSYIQRRPEKNEPERCAQNILMEMAQRS, from the coding sequence ATGTCTAAAGCTAAAAAAATTAGTAAAACTATTAACTTAAATGATTCACAGTACTACTTTAATCGAGAATTAAGCTGGTTGGAATTTAATCGGCGAGTTTTACATGAAGCATTAGATATTCGGACTCCATTACTAGAAAGACTAAAATTTACTGCTATCTTCAGTTCTAACCTAGATGAATTTTTCATGGTTCGTGTGGCACTTCTCAAAGAACAAGTTGCAGCACAACTAAGCCAGCAAACTGCTGATGGAATGACTCCACAACAAGAATTAGAGGCAATCCATCACCACTTACATCCAATGGTGAGTGAGCAACATCGTTACTTTGAGCAGAAACTTCGCCCAGAAATGGCATCACACGGCATCCATTTACTGAATTACATTGATATTAGTTTAGAACAGCGAAGTTATCTCCAACACTTATTTAAACAACAGATTTTTCCGGTTCTCACTCCTTTAGCAGTAGATCCTAGTCATCCTTTTCCCTTAATGGCAAATCTCAGCCTTAATTTAGCAGTGGTAGTCAAAGCTCCACAAACAGGAGAAGAAAAGTTTGCTAGAGTTAAAGTTCCAAGTATTCTACCTCGATTTATTGCCTTACCTAACAATTCACAAGTAGAAAATGGAAAAATAAACCACTGGACAGGTGTGCCTATAGAGCAAGTGATTGCTCATAATTTAGAAGCTTTATTTCCGGGGATGATTATTAATGAATATTACCTATTTAGACTAACTCGTGATGCCGATTTAGAATTAGCAGAAGAAGAAGCTGAAGACTTATTGTTAGCAATTCAGCAAGAGTTACGTAAGCGGAATATTGGCGGTTCTGTAGTGCGCTTAGAAGTTCAATCATCAATGCCTCAGTCTGTGAAACGGATGCTGATGGCAGAAATGGAACTCAATGAAAGCGATATTTATGAGATAGATGGGTTGTTAAATTTGAAAGATTTAATGTCTTTGATGGGGTTGCCTTTACCTGAATTGAAAGATCCCTCTTGGACAGCTGTAGTTCCGCCTCGACTGCGTGATTTTCATCAACTGAGTAAGATTGCCAACATAAATGATGAAGAAAAAAATATTTTCGCAGTGATTAAACAAAAAGATTTGTTGGTGCATCATCCTTACGAATCTTTTACTGCTTCTGTAGAGCAATTTATTTCTCAAGCTGCTAATGATCCGAATGTGTTAGCAATTAAGATGACACTTTATCGCACTACTGGTGATTCTGAACTTGTCAGTTCTCTGATTGCTGCGGCTGAAAATGGTAAACAAGTTGCTGTTATCGTAGAATTAAAAGCCCGCTTTGATGAAGCAAATAATATTACCTGGGCTAATAAGTTAGAAAAATATGGCGTTCATGTAGTCTACGGATTGGTGGGATTAAAGACTCACACAAAAATTGCGCTTGTGGTACGTCGGGAAGGAGAAGAAATCCGTCGTTATGTTCACATTGGAACTGGAAATTATAATCCTAAAACAGCAAAATTGTATACTGATGTAGGAATACTGAGCTGTCGAGAAGATTTAGGGGCAGATTTAACTGATTTATTTAATTATTTGACTGGTTATTCATGCCAGAGTTATTATCGCAAATTGTTAGTATCGCCTGTGAATATGCGCGATCGCATTATCGCTCTAATTCACCGAGAAATCGAACATAGTAAAAATGGCAACAAAGGACAGATTATCGCCAAGATGAATTCTTTGGTTGATTCCCAGATTATTGCTGCTTTATATGAAGCATCTCAAGCTGGGGTACAAATTGACTTGATTGTGCGCGGTGTCTGTTGTTTGCGTCCTGGAGTTCCAGAAATCAGCGAAAATATTCGCGTTATTAGCATTATCGGTCGTTTTTTAGAACACTCGCGGATATTTCAGTTCCATAATAATGGACAAGATGAAGTGTACATTGGTAGTGCTGATTGGATGCCCCGCAACCTAGATAACCGTGTGGAAGCTGTTGTACCAATAGAAGACGATGAGATTTTGCAACATTTAGAAAAAATTCTCGAAATAATGTTGGCAGATAATCGTCAAGCTTGGGAATTACGGTCAGATGGTTCTTATATCCAACGTCGTCCTGAGAAAAATGAGCCAGAACGCTGCGCTCAAAATATTTTGATGGAAATGGCACAGCGATCGTAG
- a CDS encoding caspase family protein yields MFYIKRRHFLQFSASTLATLGLSQLDIMQQGERYAQVLAQSTPRKLALLVGINKYTGNGIPPLAGCTNDVKLQQELLIHRFGFNPKDILTLTDEKATRQGILTAFEEHLIKQAKPGDVVVFHFSGHGSQVVDRDRDSPDGLNSTFVPVDSALPAGYPVSGGAVQDIMGHTLFLLMYALKTENVTVVLDSCHSGGGKRGNFQVRSRDGGELLQPSQAELDYQRQWLGKLGLSPQKFIELRRKGIAKGVVITSAKRDQYAVDAPFSDFNAGAFTYLFTQYLWQQAGNQPPNKIIFNVGRSTRVLAIENGNYQDPELETNLSKENTNAPIYFTNAQVVSAEAVVTQAKGNQVELWLGGLDSQSLEVFKKDAIFTVLDGKGSKRGLVKLESRQGLIGQGKLLTSAQRQSQLQPGMLLQERIRSIPSGLTLKIGLDDSFDKQTTQQATQALQAINRIEPKPLGRQEVQYIFGRLTQAKLQELQKKRVSNLPTVGSFGLFLPTQDQIISNSFGQSNETVSQAVARLQPKLKSLLAARIVKQILGNTNTSQIAVTASMNIADNNNLLGETFTIRGANKVTGGTNKPVAVNSSNSGISKLSVGTEIAFQVQNNESRPLYVSILVIDAVGDMTVIFPYDWSATESAALIEAKQKRVIPVTDDGFKLTIGEPLGLSEALIIASTSPLQNSLKALQDVAKSQGVVNRNSPIALNDELLDVTNSLLNDLDAGTRGGNNDGSLALPADVRGIDTEKLAAMAIAFEVVAANS; encoded by the coding sequence ATGTTTTACATCAAACGCCGTCATTTCCTGCAATTTTCCGCTTCCACTCTCGCAACATTAGGTTTAAGCCAGTTAGATATTATGCAACAGGGCGAACGCTATGCCCAAGTCCTCGCCCAAAGTACACCCCGCAAACTCGCGCTACTAGTAGGAATTAATAAATATACGGGTAATGGGATACCTCCTCTAGCTGGTTGCACAAATGATGTCAAGTTGCAGCAAGAGTTGTTAATTCACCGCTTTGGCTTTAACCCCAAAGATATCCTCACCTTGACCGATGAAAAAGCGACTCGTCAGGGCATTCTCACAGCTTTTGAAGAACATTTAATTAAACAAGCAAAACCTGGAGATGTGGTAGTCTTTCACTTTTCTGGGCATGGTTCGCAAGTAGTAGATCGCGATCGCGATTCACCAGATGGACTCAACAGCACTTTTGTTCCAGTAGATAGTGCCTTACCAGCAGGATATCCTGTGTCTGGTGGTGCAGTGCAAGACATTATGGGACACACACTGTTTTTACTCATGTATGCGTTAAAAACAGAAAACGTCACTGTTGTTTTAGATAGCTGTCATTCTGGCGGTGGTAAGCGGGGAAATTTCCAAGTGCGATCGCGTGATGGTGGAGAACTACTACAACCCAGTCAAGCAGAACTTGATTATCAACGGCAATGGCTAGGAAAACTGGGGCTTTCACCACAAAAATTTATTGAACTTCGTAGAAAAGGCATTGCTAAAGGAGTTGTCATTACCAGTGCTAAACGCGATCAATACGCTGTCGATGCGCCTTTTAGTGACTTCAATGCAGGCGCATTTACCTATTTATTTACTCAATATCTTTGGCAGCAAGCTGGAAATCAACCCCCCAACAAAATAATTTTTAATGTTGGTCGAAGTACGAGAGTCTTAGCTATTGAAAACGGCAACTATCAAGATCCAGAATTAGAAACGAATCTCAGCAAAGAAAATACTAACGCACCTATCTATTTCACAAACGCGCAGGTTGTCTCTGCTGAAGCTGTAGTTACTCAAGCTAAGGGCAACCAAGTAGAATTGTGGCTGGGTGGGCTAGATTCACAAAGCTTGGAAGTATTCAAAAAAGATGCAATTTTCACAGTCTTAGATGGTAAAGGTAGTAAAAGAGGACTAGTAAAATTAGAGTCTCGTCAAGGATTAATCGGACAAGGTAAACTGCTAACGTCGGCACAGCGACAGTCACAACTACAGCCAGGAATGTTATTACAAGAACGCATTCGCAGCATCCCCAGCGGTTTGACTTTAAAAATTGGGCTTGATGACTCCTTTGATAAGCAGACCACCCAGCAAGCAACACAAGCTTTACAAGCAATCAATCGTATTGAACCAAAACCCTTGGGTAGGCAAGAAGTGCAATACATATTTGGTCGCCTAACTCAAGCTAAGTTACAGGAATTACAGAAAAAACGGGTGTCGAATCTCCCGACGGTGGGTAGTTTCGGCTTATTTTTACCCACGCAGGATCAGATTATTTCCAACTCTTTTGGGCAAAGTAACGAAACCGTGAGTCAGGCTGTAGCGCGATTGCAACCTAAACTAAAATCACTACTTGCAGCCCGAATTGTCAAGCAAATACTCGGAAATACCAACACCTCACAGATTGCAGTGACGGCATCAATGAATATCGCGGATAATAACAACTTGCTTGGCGAAACTTTCACGATTCGCGGTGCTAACAAAGTAACTGGGGGAACAAATAAACCAGTAGCTGTTAATTCTTCTAACTCTGGGATCTCAAAATTATCGGTGGGAACTGAAATCGCTTTTCAAGTTCAAAATAATGAATCTCGCCCACTATATGTCAGCATTTTGGTGATTGACGCTGTTGGAGATATGACAGTAATCTTTCCCTATGATTGGTCAGCTACAGAAAGTGCTGCACTAATAGAGGCAAAACAAAAGCGGGTGATTCCGGTGACTGATGACGGGTTTAAACTCACTATTGGCGAACCTTTGGGATTATCAGAAGCACTAATCATTGCCAGTACTTCGCCTCTGCAAAATTCTCTCAAAGCCTTGCAAGACGTTGCCAAATCGCAAGGAGTTGTCAATCGTAATAGTCCAATTGCTTTGAATGATGAACTCTTAGATGTTACCAATAGTTTGCTTAATGATCTAGATGCAGGCACTCGTGGCGGCAATAATGACGGAAGTTTGGCACTTCCTGCCGATGTTCGTGGTATTGATACCGAAAAACTGGCAGCAATGGCGATCGCATTTGAGGTAGTTGCTGCAAATAGCTAA